The following DNA comes from Hyphococcus flavus.
CCGGCTCTGGGTCGGCGCGATAGTTCTCTATCTTATTATGCGGCAAGCCGGGCGGCGCTATCCGCCGTTTCTCACGCGCAGACGAGGCCAGCTTAGCATCCGCAAATCGTGGCGCTGGATGATCGCTGTTGGCGTTGTCGGCAATGTGATTCCCTTTTTCCTTTTTCCGTGGGCGCAGCAATATGTCGAAAGCGGTCTTGCCGGCGTTTACATGGCGTTCATGCCGATCTGGACGGTGGCGCTCGCATTTTTCTTCGCCAATGAAAAACTGACTGGCAGAAAGCTAATCGGTTTCGCGCTCGGCTTTATCGGCGTCTTGATTCTGATGGGACCGGATGTCCTGAAAGGCGCATTATCCAGTGATCTACGGGCGCAGGGCGCGCTGTTATTTGCGACCCTGCTCTACGCAGCATCCGCAGTGTTATCGCGTATGGCCCCGCCAATCCGTCCCCGGGTATTCGCTTCCGGCATGATGCTGGTTGCAGCTATTGCCGCTACGCCTGCACTGTTGTTGTTTGATCCAAAATTCGATCAATGGTCACTCGTGAGCATCGCCAGCGTGCTCGGCCTCGGCCTTTTTCCAACCGGATTAAACGGCGTCCTTATTATTATGCTTATTCGACGTGTTGGCGCTGGCTTCATGGCATTAAGCAATTACATCACGCCGCTCTGGGCTGTCGCTATGGGCGCGATCATTTATCACGAGCGTCTGGACCCATCGGTTTTCGTGGCACTGGCCATAATCTTTTCAGGTCTTGCAGTCAGCCAGCGTTCGCCATTTCGAAAAATCAGCGCTGGCGGAGAGCTTTCGCCAGCAGCAGAAACAGCGGCAACGTCGGAAGCTCAAAGAAAAAGCTGACCCTTCTGCACAGCAACGGCGTTGCCACCGATCCTGACAGAGCGAACTGCGCCATCCTGCACAGCAACGGTTGCAGCGATACGGCTTGGTCGGCCCATTTCAAAACCTTGCTCGATAATCCACCGATATTCACCATCGGCAAGGGTTTCGCTTACCACAACGTGTCCGGGAAGCGCGCATGCTGCAGAACCGGTAGCGGGATCTTCAAAAATACCCGCATCCGGCGCAAACATGCGCGCATGATACGCTGCATCTGCGCTCTCTCCACCTTCCGCATAAAGATAAACGCCAACGGTTTCTTCCAGCCCCAAGGCTTCATAGGCCGCGCTATTCAGACGTGCGCTGCGCACCACATCAAGCGGCGCCTTGACGTAAATGAAGTTGACGCCTGCGCCGACCTTGCGCGGTTTAAAGCTTCCACGGTCAACAGAACCGGACGGCAAGGAAAGCGCTGTCTCAATCGCATCCGCTGATGGCGCCAAACCGGTTTCTGTAGGCAAATTCGGATTTTGAAATTCAGCGAATTCGGCATCTCCATCCGTATCAACGCGAACCGGAAATAACCCTGCGTTAAGCTCAAGTAAAAGCTCACCGGACAGCTTGCGAGAACGGACGATCGCAATCGCTGTACCTACTGTCGGATGACCAGCAAACGGCATTTCGTAGCCGGGTGTGAATATGCGCACGCGCGCTGTATGAGCGCTATCCTCCGGCGGCAACACGAACGATGTCTCCGCAAGATTGAATTCGCGCGTGATCGTTTGCATTTCTTCCGTGGAAAGCCCTTCGGCGCTCATCACGACAGCGAGCGGATTGCCTGTAAACTTCTCCTTCGTGAACACATCGAACGTTTCAAAGTCGTATGCGCGCATAGATCTCTCCCGGACTCTCGAAGCAGCTAATGTGTGCTTGAAAAGAAAACTTACAAACCAATAATCCTGATAAGGTTTATAGGACGACTACGAATTCTTGCTGGCTTCAAGCGGATGACCGTGATTCAATGGCCCACATCCGGAACCATAACCGGGCGCAGTTCTGATCGCTTCATGAACATAGTCGATCGCCCGCGCCGTTGCCTCTTTCAGCGCCATGCCTTGCGCCAACCCTGTCGCAATGGCTGATGCAAGCGTGCAGCCGGTGCCGTGAGTTGAGGTTGTTTCTAGCTTCCTATGAGAGAATTCATGATGTCCTGCATGCGTTACCAAAACATCGGTAATCTCTGGTTTTTCTAAATGCCCGCCTTTGAGAAGCGCAGCCTCCGTACCAAGACGTAAACACTCTTCACCCGCCTGCAATTGTTTGCGAGTATCTCTGATTGAAACTCCCGTTATACATTCTGCCTCAATTATATTTGGCGTAACGACATAGGAATGTGGGAAAACCCGTTCTTTAATAAATTCTACCAATCCTGATTCTGCCAAACTATGACCGCTTGTCGCTGCCAGTACCGGATCAAAAACTAACGGCGCCGAATCTTTGGGAAAACCTCCTCCATAGTCCCAACCGCTTTTTTTCAGGCCATCAAGGATCGCCATCCCCGCTTCAATGCTGCCAATCATCCCGATCTTGATGGCGTCTGCCCCTATGTCATTCATCACCGCTTCGATCTGCGCGGCGATAATTTCCGGTGCGACGCCGTGGACTGCCGTGACGCCTGTTGTGTTTTGCACCGTAAGCGCGGTAATCGCTGTAGCCGCATAACCGCCAAGCGCTGTGACGGTTTTGATATCAGCCTGAATACCGGCGCCGCCGGAAGGGTCCGACCCGGCGATGATAAGCACACGGCCTTTCATGTCTGCTCGCTTTCCGCCTCAAACGGACTTTCAAAAGCCCCAGTCTTTTCAAACAAGGGACAAATTCGAGAACTATCCCGCCACTCATCTTTTACGGGCGGGCGCGGAGAGAGATAACATAAAATGGCGACGAATAATCTTATCTGGATAGGGCTTTTTTGCTGCCTGATTGCGCTTGCAATCCAGCTTTTCCCGGACGCCGCGTTCCGGGCGGGCGCAGATGTTAACTCGTCCTGGCTGGTGTTTGGCTTTGGCATATTCCTAATTCTGGTCGCGGCGTTTGTCGCGGCCTCAAGCCGGGGCGACCGGCGATAACTTGTTGACAGTCAAGACACCGGACGCTTATTGAGCGTTCTGGGTGAAGGCCCCAGCCGCTCGCGAGCAATAGCTTTTGGTGAAGACCTTCAATTTATTTGCTTTGGTCAGCCCGCGTATGCGGCATGCGGATCGATGGCAATGCGAGCCCCATCAAATTAACCCGCATGGCGAAAGATGAGGCTTGCCATGACTGCACCCAATACGCCCTTTCCATCCATTGATATCCTAAAACAGCAGGCAAAACGCCTGCGCAAAGGCCTTGATGAAGACGGAGATTTCCTCACACACAGCGAAAGCCTGGAACTCATTGCAAAGCAATATGGGTTTCGCGACTGGAACACGCTCTTTGCTGCGGCTGGAAACCGCCCTGCGGAAAGGTGGTTTCAACTCGGCGATCGGGTGAAAGGCCGATATTTAGGCCAATCTTTCCACGGCGAAATTGTTGCGGCCCGCACTATGACTGGTGAATTTCTGCAGGTAAGTGTGAAATTTGACGATCCCGTTGACGTGGTGAAATTTGACAGCTTTTCTGCTTACCGTTCGCGCATCACAGCAGTCATTAACAAGGCCGGAATAACGTCTGCAAAAACATCGGATGGCGAGGCGCAACTGGTGATGCAACCTGACGACAGTTAGGAGGCCATCCGGAACTGAGCATGTTGCAGGTCCACAGGCCTGCCGTCCTCGCTGATAAGCCCGGCGTGCAACGGTGCGCCGGCGCCACGCTCGACAAGTGACGTATTGCTTGGCGCATTGAGCATATGCTTCTCGCCCCACTGCATTAAAGCTATGAGCGGCAAAGCGAGATCGACGCCTTTCGACGTCAAGACATACTGATGGCGCGTGCGCTGGCCATTTTGCTTGTAAGGACGCTTTCGCATCAGATCGCTTTCCACAAGCTTTTTCAAACGGTTCGAAAGCACCGTGCGCGGCAAACCGAGACCTGAATGCAGCTCGTCAAAACGCGTCACGCCGTAAAGTGCGGAACGAATAATCAGCAGCGTCCAGCGATCGCCCACAAGATCAACCGCCGCAGCCAGCCCACACTGCTCTAGCGAAGGGGCGCTCGCACTCGTTGATTCTGAAATTTCGCCATCTGCGTAGGCCATACCGAATCACTAAAGTGATTTGCAGCGCGCGCGCAATCTCCAGCTCAAGCGATGTGATCGACAACATCACAGCCTGTTGAGCACAATCATCAAATATGGCGGCTTTTGGACCAGAAACCGCGCCATTCTCGCCGCATTCTGCCGCCATATTCACAGTCATGGAAATCCGGCTGGGGCAAGCACGGAGAGCCAAATGAAAACGATTTTCAAAACCATGATCGCTGCCATTCTCGGGGCGGCAGCGCTTGGCGCAAGCGCTGCGTGGGCCAAACCGGCGCATTGCGCGCATGATCACGACCACCGCAGCCACGCTGCCGACTATTACGACTACTACCCTGGCGACCGATATTCGCGCGCCGGCCCTTATCGGGATTCCGGAGTCAGTTTTTCGATTACGTTCGGCGATAGCAGATATGACGACCGGTACGACCGTCGTGGGCGCCATTACGACCGTGGCCGTCGGAATGGTTATCGCGGTGATCGTGCACGTGTAGTGAAGCGACAGACATTCAACACCCGCTATCGTGCGCGCATTGTTCTCGTTGAAGAAGTTATCCGCACCCGGGGCGGCCCGCGACTTCGCTGCACGGTAGATGCTCGCGGCCCACAGGCCCGCTATGTTCCCTACAAGCGGATGCGCCGCATCGCTAACCGCAATTGTTCACGCAGAGCGCAGGTTCGTATCGTCGCCTAGCAATTCGCTCAGTATTGATGCGTGAACGCCCGCCGGCATGCGTAGTTTGCCGGCGGGCTTTATTATTGAGCTGCTTTTTCAACTGCAGAGACGATATCGCTGACAACAGCACTCACCACAGCCTCATTTTCACCTTCGCCCATGACGCGGATCAAAGGTTCCGTACCGGATTTCCGGATCACAAGGCGGCCCGTCTTTCCGAGCTTTGTTTCGCCTGCTTTGATGGCCGCCTTCACGTCGGCATTCCCTAACGGATCGCCATGAGAAAAACGCACATTCTTTAACAGTTGCGGGAACGGCTCGAAGTTGTGGCATACATCGCTGACTTTATTCCCCTCAGACGCCACAACGGACAGGACCTGTAAAGCCGTCACAAGGCCATCGCCAGTTGTGCCGTAGTCGCTAAGCACCACATGCCCGGAGGGTTCGCCGCCAACATTCATGCCTTTGGCGCGCATTTCCTCAACTACATAGCGATCGCCGACTTTCGTGCGTTCCAGGGATAACCCTTCGCCTTCAAGAAATTTGCCGAGTCCCATATTCGCCATAACGGTCGATACGATGCCGCCGCCTTTAAGAACGCCGTCTTTCTTCCAGGCTTTTGCAATGAGCGCCAGCACCTGATCGCCATCAATCAGGCGCCCTTTTTCATCGCAAATGATGACACGATCTGCATCACCGTCCAGTGCTATGCCTATATCAGCGCGGTACTCGCGCACGGCGTCCTGCATCTTTTTGGGATTGGTAGAACCGATATTCTGATTAATGTTGAATCCATTTGGCTCAATGCCAATGGCTTTAACTTCAGCGCCAAGCTCCCACAACACCGTTGGCGCGACCTTATAGCCAGCACCATTGGCGCAATCGATAACAATTCTAACGCCATCAAGAGATATGCGCCGCGAAAACGCCGCCTTTGCAAATTCGATGTAGCGAGCGCCAGCATCATCAACGCGTTTGACACGACCCAAGTCCGCTGACATCGCACGGCCTGTATCGGGGCTCGTCTTCATCAGCCGTTCGATTTCCAGCTCGGTTTCATCCGAGAGTTTGAAACCATCCGGGCCAAAAAATTTCACGCCGTTGTCATGGTACGGATTATGCGAAGCAGAGATCATCACGCCCAGATCGGCTCGCAACGACCTTGTCAGCATCGCCATGGCCGGGGTCGGCAGCGGCCCAAGCAGAAAAACGTCCATGCCGGAGGAAGCAAAACCAGCGGTCAGCGCCGGTTCGATCATATAACCGGAGAGGCGCGTATCCTTGCCGATCACCACGCGATGACGATGCGCGCCATTCTTGAAAACGCGGCCGACCGCCATGCCAAGACGCAACATGCTCTCCGGAGTCATGGCGCCCGCGTTTGCGAGGCCGCGAACACCATCCGTTCCAAAAATTTCGCGCTTGCCGCTCATCTGATCATCGCCCCGCATGGGGTTCAAACTCCTTAAAGATGCTTAACCCAAGCCTAGCATACGAGGCTCGCCAATGCCTTAACAGGATAAATACGGAATTAATAAGGCTTTAGCCGATCGCGGACGCTACCGCCAGCGCCTGCCTGGTTGCTGCGACGTCATGCACCCGGAATATGGATACGCCCTGGTTCAGCCCGGCGATCACTGCCGCGATCGAACCGCCGACACGATCAGCGGCGGCGCCTTCCTTGTCCACCGCTGCAATAAACCGTTTGCGTGAAGCGCCAAGCAAGACAGGCGGACCGAGCTTTGTGAAACGGTCGAGATTAGCGAACAGAGCAAGATTATGGTCGAGCGTCTTGCCAAACCCGATCCCCGGATCGATGATCAGACGCTTCTCGTCTATGCCAGCATTTACACATGCCTCGATACGTCCGGCGAGATAAGCATATACGGTTTCAACAACATCCCCGTAGGCAGGATTGTCCTGCATTATTTCCGGGTCGCCTTGCGCATGCATGAGGACAATTTCACAGGAAAGATCCGCCGCCGTTTCAAGACTGTCTGGTGCGTAGGTGAGAGCGGAGACGTCGTTCCATATAGAAGCGCCGGCCTTGACCGCTTCTCGCGCGATCCCGGGTTTGCGGGTATCGATAGAAATTACAGCATTTGTCGTTTCGATTAGCTTTTCAATGACAGGAATAACACGGCTGCGCTCGGTATATTCAGGTACGATTTTTGCGCCGGGGCGCGTCGACTCTCCGCCAACATCCAAAATATCTGCGCCTTCGTCCGCAAGCTTCAGCGCATGAGCCGCAGCACTATCGACATCATAGAACAAGCCGCCATCCGAGAATGAATCAGGGGTTATGTTGACGACCCCCATAATCCGCCAGTTCTTCTTCATTACCGTTTCCATCCGCCGCGATATACAACCGCCTTAACGACAAACAGCCTGCAATTACTCTTACTTTTGAGTAAGTTTATTCAATGGTACGCGATTCAAGCACCCATCTTGATCAAGGCAGGCCTTATCATGTTTTGGGCCAGTATTTGGCATGGCGGCTGGCCGCATCGCCATCGCTTCCAGTAGATCTTGCGTGGATCAGCATTGCTGACGCGAATTCCCCGGCAAGCCACAAATTGTTACCCCATGGCGAACCAAGTATTGCTATCCGGCGACGGCGTACCGTGACGAACGCCCTCGAAAGCGTTGAGCTGGTGGTCTGCGGTCCTTACTACAAAACCGGTCAGTATACTCCTGAAGCCCGAGAAGAACTTATCGCGTTTCGGCTCAAACCGGAGTTTAGCGCCGCCGTATTCAACATCGCCCCCCAGGATTATGGCGGGTTGTCGACTACCAATGCCCCTCTTGAACTCATGCCGTTTTTTGCAAATGCGCTGAAGTGCGCCGAGTTCGCGGAAGCGTCTGATGTTCTCATCGCTGTCAAATCGGATATCTTAAACTTGGCTGCATCAAGAAAAATTCCAACAGGCCCCGAAGCCGCAACAGCAGAATGGATGCGCCAGTCCGAAGGGAAGATCATGTTTCGTGATATCGCGTCGAAACTTGACGTGAGCGAGAGAAATTTACGACGGCGTTTTATCGACCATGTGGGATGCAGACCAAAAACCTATGCTAGATATCTAAAGATCACCGCCGCCGCGCTAGCAGCCGAAAAAATGGCGAAGCCTGATTGGGCAGCGGTGGCGGCTGACGCCGGCTTTCATGATCAGCCGCATATGATCAACAGTTTTCAGGCTGAGATCGGCATGACCCCAAAGGCGTTTCATGCCGAGCGGCGGACGCTTGTCAGCCAAACTCCGCTGTCCGGTTTTTGCAATACATAGCCTTTAGCCTATCGCAATTTCCGTAGTTCACGGGTGGATAACAGCACCCTTACGCGGAGCTATCAATGCGAACATTCATTTCCATTATGTTGTTATGTCTAGCGCCAGCCCTGACGCACGCACAGGAAGAATCAGCCGCTGAACGCATCACTTTCGAAGGAAAGTCCTGGCGGGTTGAAGCGCAAAAGGCCGTCATTGAGCGATACCTTGATCGCGACGCTCTCGTGCTGGCGGGTGGTCGTATCTGGCTTGACGATATGGTGTTTGAGGATGGCGTCATAGAGTTCGATGTCGCCTTTGACGAAGGTACGGCATTTATCGGCCCGATGTTTCGCGCCGAAAATGACTCGCGCTTTGAGGAGTTTTATTTCCGCACCCATCTGTCCGAAAAACCAGACGCCGTTCAATATACGCCTGTCGAAAATGGTCTGTCGGCTTGGCAAATATTTTCTGACGAAAACGCCATAGCGCCGATCAAGTTAAAGTTTGGCGCGTGGAACCACGTCAAAATCGTCGTGAAAGGCGACATGGCTGAATTTTATTTCAACAGCGATACGCCACAACTGCACGTTCCAGATCTGAAGACCGACATCAGGTCCGGAACAGTGGGACATCGTTCTAGCGGATTTGACGGCGCGGAAGCCCGGCTTTCTAATCTCGTTTTCCGCCCGCTGCGTGACGATGAGGGTATCGTTGGCGCAGCAAAAGACACGGCACCGCTTCCTGAAGGCTTAATCTCATCCTGGAGCGTGTCAGCGCCATTTGCCGAAGCAGAGGTCGCCGATGCCCTAACGTTGCCTCAGAAAACACCAGCAACGCTTGAATGGCGCGACCTTGAGGTAGAAACAAACGGTATTGCTAATTTGGCGCGCCTTTCAGGCAGAACACGGGATGAGAATACGGTTTTTGTTCGTCTCGACATAAATTCGGACAGCAAACAGATGAAAGAACTAACGTTCGGGTACTCTGATCGCGTTCGCATCTATCTCAACGGAAAACGCGTATATTTCGGCGATGCTGGCTGGACCGTGCGAGATTACCGCTTTCTTGGCACAGTCGGGTTTTTCGACCGCGTTGGCCTCGACCTTAAAAAAGGAGACAACGAGGTCATGATCGCAGTTTCAGAAACCTTTGGTGGATGGGCGTGGGCCGGCGCCATGGAAGACCAGTCGCAGATTACGCTTGGCCGCTAGCGCATCGCCTTGACGCCCGGCGTCCGCATTAGCGTTGCGGACGCCGGCGCATCAGAGCTAAGCCCCCTGTGGGCTGGGTTCCATCCCGCCTGTATCGTCATCGTTTTTCTTACCTCCAGCAGGAGCGCCCGATGAAGGCACCGATGACGGCGGCGTATGATCTTTTGGATCGAGCGGGTCTTCACGCTCGATTTTCTCGCCTTTGAAGAGTTTCAGGATTTCTTCACCCGAGAGAGTTTCGAATTCCAGCAACGCCTGCGCCAATGCCTCCCAGTCGTCGCGACGATCCGTCAGCACCTGCTTGGCTCTATCAAAACCTTCTTGAACGAAACGCTTGATCTCATCTTCTATGAGCTTCGCTGTATCTCCGGAAATCGACTTGCTCCTGGCAATACTCTGCCCAAGGAACACTTCGCCTTCATCTTCGGCGTAGGCAATCGGCCCGAGCTTTTCAGACAATCCATATTGCGTCACCATCGCACGAGCAATTTTCGTGGCATGCTCAATATCGGACGAGGCGCCTGATGTTACCTTTTCCTTGCCGAATTTCAGCTCCTCAGCGACGCGCCCGCCCATGGCCATGGCGATGCGAGCCTTCATTTGCTCAAGCGTCATGGAATAGCGGTCACGTTCCGGCAAAGACTGAACCATGCCTAATGCGCGGCCACGCGGGATAATCGTCGCCTTATGCACGGGGTCATTCCCAGGCACGTCAATAGCAACCAACGCATGCCCCGCCTCATGATAGGCGGTCAGCATTT
Coding sequences within:
- a CDS encoding DMT family transporter, whose protein sequence is MNVNRHNPPDATLFDWMLFLLIVAFGGSSFVMIRSAVETMPPPAIAACRLWVGAIVLYLIMRQAGRRYPPFLTRRRGQLSIRKSWRWMIAVGVVGNVIPFFLFPWAQQYVESGLAGVYMAFMPIWTVALAFFFANEKLTGRKLIGFALGFIGVLILMGPDVLKGALSSDLRAQGALLFATLLYAASAVLSRMAPPIRPRVFASGMMLVAAIAATPALLLFDPKFDQWSLVSIASVLGLGLFPTGLNGVLIIMLIRRVGAGFMALSNYITPLWAVAMGAIIYHERLDPSVFVALAIIFSGLAVSQRSPFRKISAGGELSPAAETAATSEAQRKS
- a CDS encoding PhzF family phenazine biosynthesis protein, which codes for MRAYDFETFDVFTKEKFTGNPLAVVMSAEGLSTEEMQTITREFNLAETSFVLPPEDSAHTARVRIFTPGYEMPFAGHPTVGTAIAIVRSRKLSGELLLELNAGLFPVRVDTDGDAEFAEFQNPNLPTETGLAPSADAIETALSLPSGSVDRGSFKPRKVGAGVNFIYVKAPLDVVRSARLNSAAYEALGLEETVGVYLYAEGGESADAAYHARMFAPDAGIFEDPATGSAACALPGHVVVSETLADGEYRWIIEQGFEMGRPSRIAATVAVQDGAVRSVRIGGNAVAVQKGQLFL
- the thiD gene encoding bifunctional hydroxymethylpyrimidine kinase/phosphomethylpyrimidine kinase, which encodes MKGRVLIIAGSDPSGGAGIQADIKTVTALGGYAATAITALTVQNTTGVTAVHGVAPEIIAAQIEAVMNDIGADAIKIGMIGSIEAGMAILDGLKKSGWDYGGGFPKDSAPLVFDPVLAATSGHSLAESGLVEFIKERVFPHSYVVTPNIIEAECITGVSIRDTRKQLQAGEECLRLGTEAALLKGGHLEKPEITDVLVTHAGHHEFSHRKLETTSTHGTGCTLASAIATGLAQGMALKEATARAIDYVHEAIRTAPGYGSGCGPLNHGHPLEASKNS
- a CDS encoding glyoxalase superfamily protein is translated as MTAPNTPFPSIDILKQQAKRLRKGLDEDGDFLTHSESLELIAKQYGFRDWNTLFAAAGNRPAERWFQLGDRVKGRYLGQSFHGEIVAARTMTGEFLQVSVKFDDPVDVVKFDSFSAYRSRITAVINKAGITSAKTSDGEAQLVMQPDDS
- a CDS encoding winged helix-turn-helix transcriptional regulator; the encoded protein is MAYADGEISESTSASAPSLEQCGLAAAVDLVGDRWTLLIIRSALYGVTRFDELHSGLGLPRTVLSNRLKKLVESDLMRKRPYKQNGQRTRHQYVLTSKGVDLALPLIALMQWGEKHMLNAPSNTSLVERGAGAPLHAGLISEDGRPVDLQHAQFRMAS
- the glmM gene encoding phosphoglucosamine mutase → MRGDDQMSGKREIFGTDGVRGLANAGAMTPESMLRLGMAVGRVFKNGAHRHRVVIGKDTRLSGYMIEPALTAGFASSGMDVFLLGPLPTPAMAMLTRSLRADLGVMISASHNPYHDNGVKFFGPDGFKLSDETELEIERLMKTSPDTGRAMSADLGRVKRVDDAGARYIEFAKAAFSRRISLDGVRIVIDCANGAGYKVAPTVLWELGAEVKAIGIEPNGFNINQNIGSTNPKKMQDAVREYRADIGIALDGDADRVIICDEKGRLIDGDQVLALIAKAWKKDGVLKGGGIVSTVMANMGLGKFLEGEGLSLERTKVGDRYVVEEMRAKGMNVGGEPSGHVVLSDYGTTGDGLVTALQVLSVVASEGNKVSDVCHNFEPFPQLLKNVRFSHGDPLGNADVKAAIKAGETKLGKTGRLVIRKSGTEPLIRVMGEGENEAVVSAVVSDIVSAVEKAAQ
- the folP gene encoding dihydropteroate synthase, encoding MKKNWRIMGVVNITPDSFSDGGLFYDVDSAAAHALKLADEGADILDVGGESTRPGAKIVPEYTERSRVIPVIEKLIETTNAVISIDTRKPGIAREAVKAGASIWNDVSALTYAPDSLETAADLSCEIVLMHAQGDPEIMQDNPAYGDVVETVYAYLAGRIEACVNAGIDEKRLIIDPGIGFGKTLDHNLALFANLDRFTKLGPPVLLGASRKRFIAAVDKEGAAADRVGGSIAAVIAGLNQGVSIFRVHDVAATRQALAVASAIG
- a CDS encoding helix-turn-helix domain-containing protein, producing the protein MVRDSSTHLDQGRPYHVLGQYLAWRLAASPSLPVDLAWISIADANSPASHKLLPHGEPSIAIRRRRTVTNALESVELVVCGPYYKTGQYTPEAREELIAFRLKPEFSAAVFNIAPQDYGGLSTTNAPLELMPFFANALKCAEFAEASDVLIAVKSDILNLAASRKIPTGPEAATAEWMRQSEGKIMFRDIASKLDVSERNLRRRFIDHVGCRPKTYARYLKITAAALAAEKMAKPDWAAVAADAGFHDQPHMINSFQAEIGMTPKAFHAERRTLVSQTPLSGFCNT